The Episyrphus balteatus chromosome 4, idEpiBalt1.1, whole genome shotgun sequence genome includes a window with the following:
- the LOC129919158 gene encoding uncharacterized protein K02A2.6-like produces MGETGIKPFLCDTIDKSLVRIEWEKWFRSFSLYLESEEIKNVNKKKNKLLHLGGPQLQEVIYNIPGALDCPTGGDVFGVLVSKLNEYFSPRRNSTFERHLFRTLIPEEGESLNKFLIRIRHQAAKCSFGATKQEILDINVKDKLIDVWAPGELRKRLLEKEYSLDNIVEMCQIHEQIKFQTEIMIPSTSASAINKISSTIDKTNEKKRECFRCGRTDHLADSKNCPAKNSKCNRCGALGHFARKCQTKIDKRKNTFVENSNFKRRRFEPSKIRFVEENLNCKDLNEQKSLHSDCFQVTNKEHEDMSEFIDCFIGGVRISMLIDSGSRYNLIGESDWKVLCQTAIILGNVRTETENQFRTYAGNTHLQVKFVFEAPIHVSNQKELIASFYVIANGRQSLLGRETALQLQVLKLGLTVNQLEDSQPFPKIKDIKVHLSIDKSVKPVQQPLRRIPSALEEKVELKLNEAARQDIIEPVNGPSSWISPIVIVSKQCGDIRLCIDMRRANTAILRENFPLPTFDSFLTKLKGAKYFSRLDLKNAYHQLELDEDSREITTFITHKH; encoded by the coding sequence atgggagAAACGGGTATAAAGCCATTCCTTTGCGACACGATTGACAAGTCGTTAGTTCGCATTGAATGGGAAAAATGGTTTAGGTCTTTCTCTTTGTACCTAGAATCGGAAGAAATAAAGAAcgtaaacaaaaagaaaaacaaacttctTCATCTAGGAGGACCACAACTACAAGAGGTAATTTATAACATTCCTGGTGCGCTTGATTGTCCAACTGGTGGAGACGTGTTTGGCGTTTTGGTGTCgaaattaaatgaatatttttcgcCAAGAAGAAATTCTACTTTTGAACGGCATTTATTTAGAACACTTATACCAGAAGAAGGTGAAAGCctgaacaaatttttaattagaaTTAGACATCAAGCCGCCAAATGCTCATTCGGTGCGACAAAGCAGGAGATATTAGATATAAATGTTAAGGATAAACTCATCGATGTGTGGGCTCCTGGTGAACTTAGAAAACGACTACTTGAAAAAGAATATTCACTGGATAACATTGTTGAGATGTGTCAAATTCATGAACAAATTAAATTCCAGACCGAAATTATGATTCCTTCAACTTCAGCTAGTGCTATAAATAAGATTTCTTCTACAATTGACAAAACTAACGAAAAGAAAAGAGAGTGTTTTAGATGTGGTAGAACAGATCATTTAGCGGATAGCAAAAATTGCCCAGCAAAGAACTCGAAATGCAATAGATGTGGGGCTCTAGGTCATTTTGCCAGGAAATGCCAAACGAAAATAGACAAAAGAAAGAATACTTTTGTAGAAAATTCAAACTTTAAGCGCCGCCGATTTGAGCCATCAAAAATTCGATTTGTAGAAGAAAACTTGAATTGCAAAGACCTTAATGAACAAAAATCCCTACACTCTGATTGTTTCCAAGTCACAAACAAGGAACATGAAGATATGAGTGAATTCATTGATTGCTTTATAGGTGGTGTAAGGATATCCATGCTCATTGATTCAGGGTCAAGATATAATTTAATTGGGGAATCAGATTGGAAGGTTCTTTGTCAAACAGCAATTATACTGGGAAACGTGCGAACGGAAACTGAAAATCAATTTCGAACATATGCTGGAAATACACACTTGCaagttaaatttgtatttgaggCCCCTATACATGTGAGTAACCAAAAAGAACTTATTGCATCCTTTTATGTAATCGCAAATGGAAGACAATCTTTGCTTGGTCGTGAAACTGCTCTGCAATTGCAAGTTCTAAAATTAGGACTAACAGTTAATCAACTTGAAGATTCACAACCGTTTCCGAAAATTAAAGACATTAAagttcatttatctattgacaAATCGGTTAAACCAGTGCAACAACCTTTACGCCGTATACCatcagcattagaagaaaaagttgagttaaaattaaatgagGCGGCTAGACAAGATATAATTGAACCTGTAAATGGACCAAGTTCTTGGATATCACCCATTGTGATTGTTTCTAAGCAATGTGGGGATATTCGATTATGCATTGATATGCGAAGAGCAAACACTGCCATTTTAAGAGAAAACTTCCCACTACCAACTTTTGATTCATTTTTGACCAAATTAAAAGGTGCTAAGTATTTTTCCAGACtggatttaaaaaatgcttATCATCAGTTAGAATTAGATGAAGATAGTCGTGAGATAACTACTTTTATAACCCAtaaacactga